CAATATACGGCTGCATTTGAATAGGTGAAATTAACCCTACGATCAACCACGACATGCTCTTATCTCAACCACATTGAAATACTATTAACACCGTCCTCAAGATTCAGCCTGTAACACAGTATATCTGGCTTTTTGAACGTCAATCCCGCCTTCAATTCACATAGTACCTCGGGAGTTATAATTTTCACTTGGCAGCGAATGTAAAGCTGTAACCCATTTCTTCACTTCCCCCAACAATGTTGCCATACCTACCGTTGCGTTTGTTCATCTAAACAAACTTTATAGCGATTTAATGTTTTACCTATGTTTTCatgaacaaattaataatttactgAAACAAAGTTGTAATTCTAGCATATGGTAAAAATGATCTTAATAATCCGGTACTGGGTCGGTTGGGATTTAGCGTACGAGAAATGTTGTACAATGAGACCGGGTGAGAGCTGCTGCAAATTTTGATGTCAGCAGACGAGGTTGATAACCTTtgtcaagaaaagaaaaataaaagagaaatgaagTTGATGATGAGAAACAGAAAAGCAAAATTGCACTTGTCGAGGTCTGCATCAATCCATGGGAAGAATATGGTTATTGTACGGTGATGTGCAGTTGCATGCAAATTTGTCCTTGAAAGCGATGTTGTTAGGATTTGGCAACACGACTTTGCTTCTTTGTCACTTAAAGTGAGAgctaccttttctttttgcaacagggaaaagaaagaaagaagaagaaaagcgTAAGGGATTGAAGAACAATGGGAAGTGCCACTGCTCTTCCATGAATTGACACTCATTGATTCCGGCAGAAACATGACAATCACATCTACTTAACCTTGAATACAATGAGGTTAAGTTGAGTGGAATGTTTGATTAATATGTGAAGAGTACAACGCAGCATGGTAATCTTGAAGGCCGTGCCTGTTAACCAATCAGCATCAGTGAGAGAGGCACAAACCATATgagtttacgtataattataataaattttaggagaggagtgtaattatctcatattttaattaaatttaaattaattatataataaatatatacatttatcaataattaatatttaattttaaaaaaataattaattatatgataaatatattatagttaatttttattaatttaattaataaaaatttaattcgagttagaatttatatatttattttataatgtgATTTGGGTTATAGCGAAAGGGAGTGGAGTGGAGTGGAGAACAGCAATGATTGGTATGTTCATGCTCCTCATCACTCTCCCCCTCCTTTAATCATTTCAATCAAGTGTTGTATTCGATTTTTCAAGTTAAATTTAGTTAAGCTCATTTTTCATCTCTCTTTTACCCTTCACTCTCATTCCATGCAACTTCCTCTGTGCTAACAGATGGACCTCCACTTCTTCTCCTTTCTCCTCCTCTCAGCCACTTTACTCTTCCCCTCCTCCGCCCTCTCCAATGACACTGCCGCTCTCTCCCTTTTCCGTTCCCAAACTGACCCCCACGCCACGCTCCTCTCCAACTGGACCACCTCCTCTCCCACCTCCACCGCTTGCTCCGCCAACTGGTTTGGAGTAAACTGCACTGACAACCGTGTCactgctctctctctcccctctcTCAATCTCCGCGGCCCCATCGACGCCCTCTCCTCCCTAGATCAGCTCCGCCTCCTCGACCTCCGCGGCAACCGCCTCAACGGCACACTCACTCCCATCACACAATGTCTGAACTTGAAGCTCATTTACCTCTCAGGCAACGACTTTTCCGGTGAAATACCACCGGAATTCTCCTCCCTCCACCGCCTCCTCCGTCTCGACCTTTCCAATAACAACCTCCGCGGCACCGTTCCGTCTCAGCTCTCCAATCTTTCCCGCTTGCTCACTCTTCACCTCCAAAACAACGAGCTCTCCGGGACTATCCCAAAATCCCTTGATTCGCTTCCACAGCTTAAAGAATTAAACTTGTCAAACAATGAGCTATACGGGCTGCTGCCGAAGAGTTTGTTATCCCGGTACGGCGAGGCTAGCTTTTCCGGCAATGAAGGGCTGTGCGGGAATAGCCCTTTTCCTAAGTGTTCCTACACTGGTACTGGGCAACCACCCTCATCTTCTGAAACGGTGCCGTCCAATCCTAGTTCCCTTCCTTCATCAACAACTGCTACAATTGAAGAGCCATCAAACAATCATCACAAAAGGCTGAGCAACGGAGCAATAGTAGCTATTGTGGTGGCTAATTCAGTACTACTTTTGGTAATCGTCTCATTTGTGGTGGCGTACTATTGTGGGAAGTACTCAAGGGAAACGAGTTCCATGGCGGAGAGCGAGGGTGGGAAGAGGAGCAGCTACTCGAGCGACAAGAGAGTTTACGCGAATAATGGAGGTGGAGATAGTGATGGTACTAATGCTACTGATCAGAGTAAGCTGGTGTTTTTTGACAGGAAAAAGCAGTTTGAGCTGGAGGATTTGCTCCGGGCATCGGCTGAGATGCTAGGAAAAGGGAGTTTGGGGACTGTTTACAAGGCTGTTCTTGATGATGGATGCACTGTGGCTGTAAAGAGGCTCAAGGATGCAAATCCTTGCGCTAGGAAAGAATTTGAGCAGTATATGGATGTGATTGCGAAGCTTAGGCATCCTAATGTAGTGAGATTCAGGGCTTATTACTATGCCAGGGAAGAGAAGTTGCTTGTTTATGATTACATGCCTAATGGCAGCCTACATGCACTTCTTCATGGTATGAAACTCTTACTTAAAATCGAATCTGTTTTTAGTAGTTGAATTTGatgttgattttcttgatgGTAACAGGAAACAGAGGACCAGGGAGAATACCACTGGATTGGACCACACGAATCAGTTTGATACTGGGAGCTGCTCGCGGGCTTGAAAGAATCCATCAAGAGTATGCAGCTTCAAGAATTCCTCATGGCAATGTGAAATCATGCAATATATTGCTGGACAGAAatggggttgcttgcatttctGATTTCGGATTGTCTTTGCTTCTGAACCCAGTTCATGCCATAGCCAAATTGGGAGGTTACAGAGCCCCAGAGCAGGCTGAAATCAAGAGACTCTCACAGAATGCTGATGTTTACAGCTTTGGAGTTTTGCTGCTTGAGGTGCTGACAGGCCGGGCTCCATCGGAGCATCCATCACCAGGACGGGTTCGGACCGAGGAGGAGGAGCTTGCAGTGGATTTGCCGAAATGGGTTCAGTCAGTGGTTAGGGATGAGTGGACAGCTGAAGTTTTTGATCAAGAGTTGTTGAGGTACAAGAACATTGAGGAGGAGCTGGTGTCAACACTGCATGTAGCAATGGCTTGTGTGGTGCCACAGCCTGAAAAGAGGCCTAACATGAGTGAAGTGGTTAAAATGATTGAGGAAATAAGGGTTGAGCTGTCTCCCTTGGGGGAAGATTACGACGAATCACGCAATTCCCTCTCGCCATCCCTTGCAACAACTGAAGATTTCTGAATCCGTCACTGCGTCTAAATTTGCACTGTCTTATTGCAAATTTGTTGCTTCTTTCCCTTGAGGGAGATATAATTCTTTATCTCTGTAGTAGCCTAGTTTGTGGAAGCAACTAGTATTCCTTGTGTATCATTGCCCTATTGTGAATCAAACTATCTAATGTTCTCTAGCTTACTCGTTGAGGAATcactttaaattttgttataaattgtGTTGTTGCATGCAGTTTTTCTGATCTTGATCAGTCAACATTGGATCAATGACTCGGAGTTTATATTCTATATCCCAATTCTGAATATGTATCAATATTCCCAATGCATTTCGACTTAATGAATAATACCCTACTAAGAGTAGAGAGCAACAATTCGAGTTAATGAATATGAGTTGTCATTCTTGGTAATTTGTCCTGCAATTATGTGAGTCTAATGTTCAGAATTATTACTGTCGTAATGAGTagacgaagaagaagaacaagtgTATATGTGATAAGAAGAATTTGATAGCTTCGGCAGTAATATTCCTTGGAGTGGACTCGATGGGTAGGCAACTCTTTCAATCAAGTCCATCTCTACCAACTTGGTTATGATTAAGGATCATTATCTTCATAATCACCCGCAACAAAGCAGCTCATCATCTTCATGGAAGATTAATCTTTTCCCACATGCTCCCCTGATTTCTTGAAGTTGTTGCCCAGAACTGATTTTCTTGGTTCCTGTAAAATGACAAAAACCAatcaaacaaagtgaaaaaTCCCTGTTtccatatatacattaaaatccCAGGGAGTACTGCAACCTTCCAATGCATAACAAGGTGCATTTCATTCATTAGCAGCAAGATATACAAGACACAAGTAACAGGAGGAGCAGATAGAGATGCAATTGAGTTTTTGTGTGAATCTTTTGAGTGAGGTAAAGGGAACACCCAGATAGTAGAGATGCATCTGGACTTCACGTATCCAGAAAAATCATCACACAACTTTTCCTCCCAAACAGAATCAGGTGATCCAAGTGGACTTGAGTGTGAAGACAACCTCTGGATCAGTGTCATTGAGACAGGTCCAGCTCAGACTGGTGCTTGATTTTTCTTCATACTAAGAATTTGACCACCTTGACTCCACTACTATTACATTTACATCAGTTAGTTCCGTCGCCGGAAAACAAGCTCCATTTGCTGGAACCAAGGCCGGTGAGACTCCTCAACACCCTGCCGCAGTTGCTCACCCCCATGCCTCTTCAAGGCTCCATTCACGGCGTCAAGTCGACTGTTGTCGGAATTGGAGGGGAACTGACGGACGTTTTAGTGTTGCCGCCGTTCAAGGATATTGGTTGCTGGGCAATTCTGCTGAGTGCTAAGATAGATGGGCACGTGATGCGGACCAGGTGCATGACCGTTTTACGTCACAATTGGGCTTTTTAAGACCCGACCCACATTTTTTGCTCCATAGATATGACCTTTCCAACTCGCTGACTTATTCGCCTAACTgtttcaaactaaaattatttggtaCAAGAAAAAACTTGGGTGGTTAATccaatttcataatatttatgtacattattacacataaatacttaattaatgatgtttgGATGGTTACGTATACATTTTTTGTGTTTGGAATTATATttggtatttatttttgtctaatgaATAGATTTATTcgtttgtcaaaatttattctATGAATTTGCTGACATATTagatcaaacaaattttttctgatcaaattattcttatacatcttcatacAACAATACGTATAAGGAAAGATTTGGTAAAAAACAAGTTATCTTTGTGAGTATACTTTGGTTAGAAAATATT
The nucleotide sequence above comes from Sesamum indicum cultivar Zhongzhi No. 13 linkage group LG11, S_indicum_v1.0, whole genome shotgun sequence. Encoded proteins:
- the LOC105174136 gene encoding leucine-rich repeat receptor-like protein kinase PXC1, with product MDLHFFSFLLLSATLLFPSSALSNDTAALSLFRSQTDPHATLLSNWTTSSPTSTACSANWFGVNCTDNRVTALSLPSLNLRGPIDALSSLDQLRLLDLRGNRLNGTLTPITQCLNLKLIYLSGNDFSGEIPPEFSSLHRLLRLDLSNNNLRGTVPSQLSNLSRLLTLHLQNNELSGTIPKSLDSLPQLKELNLSNNELYGLLPKSLLSRYGEASFSGNEGLCGNSPFPKCSYTGTGQPPSSSETVPSNPSSLPSSTTATIEEPSNNHHKRLSNGAIVAIVVANSVLLLVIVSFVVAYYCGKYSRETSSMAESEGGKRSSYSSDKRVYANNGGGDSDGTNATDQSKLVFFDRKKQFELEDLLRASAEMLGKGSLGTVYKAVLDDGCTVAVKRLKDANPCARKEFEQYMDVIAKLRHPNVVRFRAYYYAREEKLLVYDYMPNGSLHALLHGNRGPGRIPLDWTTRISLILGAARGLERIHQEYAASRIPHGNVKSCNILLDRNGVACISDFGLSLLLNPVHAIAKLGGYRAPEQAEIKRLSQNADVYSFGVLLLEVLTGRAPSEHPSPGRVRTEEEELAVDLPKWVQSVVRDEWTAEVFDQELLRYKNIEEELVSTLHVAMACVVPQPEKRPNMSEVVKMIEEIRVELSPLGEDYDESRNSLSPSLATTEDF
- the LOC110012837 gene encoding uncharacterized protein LOC110012837: MTLIQRLSSHSSPLGSPDSVWEEKLCDDFSGYVKSRCISTIWVFPLPHSKDSHKNSIASLSAPPVTCVLYILLLMNEMHLVMHWKEPRKSVLGNNFKKSGEHVGKD